The DNA segment AGAAAACCCAGTATATAAACTATTGCAAATGCTTGGTGCCAGACACCAATTCCTGCCGCTCAATTCAGGCAATGACAAATACGCACTATTCAACTTCTTCCAATCTAGGATCAAGACAGAGAAATCATCCGCAGGAGAACTCTTTGATGAATTGAAAAAGATTCAGTACATCCTGCAAAATTGGCTTAGTGACCCAAACATTTACAATTTGATCGGCTACATCCTTTCAGCAAAAGGAACCCCACATACCCTCAACAACTTATTACCATTATTAGAAAGTCCAATGGAAGAGTTAAGGAAGGAATTGAGCAACCTGGCACTTGCCCTTATTCCAAACGACATCCAAGAATTGGATTATCGAGAAAACGAAAGCCAGATCCATTCTCTTTTGCTTGCCCTAAGCATCTTCCAAAGTAAGAACCGGTTTGACTTTGCATCATTTAGTGCACAAAACTGGTCCTTGGAACACATCTTTCCACAGAATCCTGCAGAACTTCCAGATGGATTGGACAGTGCTGACATTTCACTGCTGAACAGTCTATTAGAAAATCGACTAGAGGATGAAAGTGCATTGCAAGAAAAATTTGGGGAAATCAAACTTACTAAACTCAATTCTCTGAGAACCAAGATGCAGAAGAATACCTGCACTCTTGACGATGAGGAAAAAGAACTCCTTTTCAAGGTAATCAGAAGCGAAAAACTAAACACAATCGGCAACATGGCACTTCTTACTTCCTCTGACAATAGCTCAAACAGTAACGGAATGTTCGGCAAGAAGCGACATAACATCGTTGGGCGGATCAGCAAGGGCAGTTTCGTTCCCAAGCATACGTACGATGTATTTTCAAAGTTGCTCTCTAACAAAATGACCAGTGACCTATCGGTCTGGACCGAAAATGACATGAGTGCTCACCAAACATGGATAATGGATAAAATAACTAATCTAACCAAAGAAGGGATCAAATAATGAATTCAGCAAAATATAGCATAAAGGATTTTTTCACATTCCAGAACCTAGAACAAATACTAGTTCCTGAAATACAGCGAGATTACGTATGGAAAATCGAAAATGTCAAAAAACTACTGAACTCCTTTATAGAGGACCAGGAAAAATGGAATGAAACCAAGGAATCCTACCCTGAGGAGATGCTGC comes from the Pedobacter sp. FW305-3-2-15-E-R2A2 genome and includes:
- a CDS encoding DUF262 domain-containing protein, with product MSNQLVFPIKHIFSTDSPDSALYQHKAARYYIAPYQRGYKWSADMPNGAVSVLIRDLIEAYQARSSEYYLQYITIKKNTVQEHPVLEVIDGQQRLTTLTLLSSVLEHYNPQENPSIAKHRLLYEVRDKVTDFFNRFIYENIGELLKLDWENFVKEHISYDEQDIYFLFHAIKRLDTELRSAGLNEPDPAINFCKYLHEAVMLILNNVEGNVSCEKIFSNLNTNKIELTNVELIKGLFLTKAARKQHSTKEISYAEIVKKRTLLGRQWDELILWALSPDARALYFNKEENPVYKLLQMLGARHQFLPLNSGNDKYALFNFFQSRIKTEKSSAGELFDELKKIQYILQNWLSDPNIYNLIGYILSAKGTPHTLNNLLPLLESPMEELRKELSNLALALIPNDIQELDYRENESQIHSLLLALSIFQSKNRFDFASFSAQNWSLEHIFPQNPAELPDGLDSADISLLNSLLENRLEDESALQEKFGEIKLTKLNSLRTKMQKNTCTLDDEEKELLFKVIRSEKLNTIGNMALLTSSDNSSNSNGMFGKKRHNIVGRISKGSFVPKHTYDVFSKLLSNKMTSDLSVWTENDMSAHQTWIMDKITNLTKEGIK